The Hymenobacter sp. DG01 sequence TATGTCTACTGTACTGCCGCTCACGCCTGCCAATTTCACCCTGCCCTTTCCTGACCACTACCTGCAAGTGCGGAGCCTGCGCCATGCCAGCCCCGAGGCCGAAGGGCGGCCCTGGCTGGTGCTACTGCACGATTCCCTGGGCAGCATTCGGCTCTGGCGCGACCTGCCCGAGCAGCTGGCCACCGCCCTAGGGTGCCACGTTCTGCTTTACGACCGGCGCGGGTATGGCGAGTCGGCCCCGCTGGGCCCCTACCCCCGCACCCCGGCCTACCTCGAAGAAGAAGCCCAGACCATACCCGCCGTGCTGGCCGCCTGCGGTATCACGCGGGCCGTGCTTTTCGGCCACTCCGATGGCGGCACGCTGGCGTTGCTGGCGGCGGCCACGGCGCCTCCGGCCCTGGTGGCAGCCGTGGTAATCATTGGGGCGCACGTATTTGTGGAAGAAGAAACGCTACGAGGCATCCGGGCGGCCCGGCAGCAGTACGCCACCACCGATTTGCCCCAGCGCCTGGCCCGCTACCACGGCGCCAACACCGAAGGCCTGTTCCGGGCCTGGACTGATACCTGGCTGAGCCCTGAATTTCGGGCTTGGAACATAGAGCACTACCTGCCCCGGGTGCAGTGCCCGGTGCTGGTGCTCCAGGGCGCCCACGATGAATACGGCACCGAGGCCCAGGTAACGGCCATTGCCAGCCAGGTGGCGGGCCCAGCCCAGGCCGAGCTGCTGCCCGGTCTGAGGCATACGCCCCACCGCCAGGCCCCGGAGCTGGTCGTAAGCATAACGGCCTCCTTCCTGCGGGCTCACCTGGCAGGGCTGCCTAATGAGTAGCTGTGCTCGTAATAATCACGCATCAGGGTGGGTAGAGCCCACAAGAAAGAGGCCTCAGCCCTGGTAGTTAATGAAGTATAATTATATTTATTTAGGGTGTCTTAGCCTCCGGTAAGCCTCGGGGTAGGGTTCTGGTCAATGACGGTACCGGGTGGGCTAGCTCTTCTTGTTTTCCAGTTTATGTAGTGTCGTGCCCTCACGCCTTTCCGCCCAGCATCCGGAGCATTTGTCTGCCCGGCAGCCTTCCGATCTGCACTTGTTACGGGAGCTGCCGCAGCTACGGCTGTTGTCTGACGCGGCAACTGAGCTGCTGTGGGCCGATTGGCGCGGACCCCAAACGGCCGCTACCGTGCGGGAAGGGGCCGAAGCCGTACTGGCCGCCGTGCAGGCCGGGAAGTACACCAAGCTCCTCAACGACAATACCCACCTGACGGTAATGAACGTGACGGCTCAGGAATGGGATTCCATTCAGGTGCTGCCCCGCCTGTTTAATGCCGGGCTGCAGTATCTGGCCTGGGTGTACCCGCCCGACCTCACCGGCCGCCGCCACACCGATTACTCCGTCAACCGCAGTTCCTGGCCCCTGCTTCTCACCTTCGAGGAGCGACAGATGGCTCTGGAATGGCTCCGGCAGCACTAACGCTACCCGCGCGGCGGGCGCGAAAGCGCGGGCTTCGGCACTTATTCGGGGGTAGGCCGTGTTGGGCAGGCAGCGCCCCATTGCCTATTCTCTGTTATGCAAGCACCGAAGCTCCTCTGCCTGACTACTCTTTGCGCCGCCGGACTAATTGTTCCCACGGCTTCCGCGACGGCCGACGGCCCCTCTTCCGTTACGGTGGTGGTATCGGCCCTGGCCTCTACTTCCGCCGCCGTAAAGCTGTATTTCTACAACGCGCGGGAGAAGTTTCTGACCAAGGGCGGCTACGCCTTTATGCGGGTAGTGAAGCCCGGCGGGCAGCAGCAGGTAAGCCTGCCGGTGGAGCTGGAACCCGGCGAGTGGGCCGTGGCTATTACCCAGGATACCAACAACAACGACAAGCTGGATAAGAACTTTATGGGCATCCCGACGGAGCCCTTCGCCTTCTCCAACAACGTGCGCCCCCGCCTGGCTCCACCCGATTTCAACGACTGCAAATTTACCGTGGGCGGTCCGGGCAAAGTGGTCAGCATTGTCCTGACCAAGTAGCTACTCCTTCCGAAACGGATTCACTCCGCGCGCCAGTCGGCCGGTTACTTCCACGGCGCGGCGGGCGCGGGTTTCGGCCTGCCGCGCCGTGCTGATGTGCTGGGCCAGGGCCCGCCGGGCCCCGTGGGGTAGGGCCTGAAACCGGAGCATGGCTTCGGGCCAGGCGTCCAGGGCTTCGGCCAGCTCGGCGGGCAGAGGTACCTGGTCGGGCTCGGGGTCGGGCTCCAGCTGCAGCTGTACGTATTGTCCCACCTGCACCCCGGCCGTCAGGCACAGTTCTTTGTTAACCATAAGGTAGCGCCCGCCGCCGGCCTGGGGCAATAAGCTCAGCCGGATGGGGTGGCCGTTCAGGGTGCCGCGCACGCGCTTGGTGGTTTTGCCGCCCAGCGCCTCCACGAGTAGCGGCGAAAGGTGCACCACCTGGGTTGGCATAAAGCTGGGGCCGCCGGCTTCCAGGTAAGCATCAAACGAGTGCAGAGACATGGGGTAGAGCAAAGGGGGGAGGGACGCCGCCGGGCCACCTCCGGCACAAAACTTTTTACCGGGTATGCGGCTTATACCCGCCTGAACTTGTAATCATCTTCCTTCAGCATGAAAATAGAAATCTGGTCTGATATTGTGTGCCCCTTCTGCTACATCGGCAAGCGGCGCCTGGAAAACGCGCTGGCCCGCTTTGCCCACGCCGATGCGGTGGAAATTGAGTGGCACAGCTTTGAACTGGACCCCGAGGCCCGGCCTAAACCCGGCGCCAGCCTCTACCAGCTGCTGGCCGCCAAGTACGGCAATACCGAGGACTGGGCCCGCCAGATGAGCGCCAACATGACCCAGATGGCCGCCGAAGAAGGCCTGGCCTTTGACTTCGACCGGGCCGTGCACGCCAACACTCTGCACGCCCACCGCCTGGTGCACCTGGCCGACAAATTTGGCAAGCAGGACGCAGCCAAGGAGCGTTTCTTCAAAGCCTACCTCGAAGAAGGCCAGGACCTCAACGACTTCGCTACCCTCGCCCGCCTGGCTACCGAAATAGGCCTGCCCGCTGTCGAAGTAGAGCAGGTACTTCACTCCGAGCAGTTCACCCAGGAGGTGCGCCACGATGAGTACCAGGCCCGCCAGATTGGGGTGCGCGGCGTGCCCTACTTCGTTTTCGATGACAAGTACGCCGTGTCCGGGGCCCAGCCTACCGAGCTGTTCCTAGAAGTGCTGGACAAGGTATGGGAAGAAAGCCGCCCCCGGCCCGTGCAGCTGGCCGGCACCGATGGCGCCGCCTGCGGCCTCGATGGCAGCAACTGCTAAGCTCAAGCTGCTTCAATAGCAAAAAGGCCACTTCCTGCATTGGGAGTGGCCTTTTTAGTTGATTTTACTCGGCTTTTTCAAAAATAAGCAAGGGCCGCAACGTATTGCTGGCATCATAAAGCCGCAGCTCGTTACCGCTGATTTCATAGCCTACGGTGCGGGGTAGGGCCGCCAGAAATTTATCCTCAATGCTCTGAGCGGGGCAGGTGGCTTTGGTAGAGGATTGCTCGCTGATGCTGAGCACGCCGGGGCTGCTACTCAGCGTGAAAGTGCCCCCGAAGGAGTTGCAGGGCGCCAGGCCTTCCGTGCGGTTAGGGCCGGTAGTAAACCGGATGTAGGAGCGAAAGGTATCGGAGTAGCTGGAAACCGACAAGGGCGTTTCTTCTACCTGCACCAGCTTCCAGCGGGTGTTCAGCAGCTCCGGGGCGGGCGGGGCGTCCTTATCATCCTGGCAGCTGCCAACCAAAAGTCCCAGCCCGATAATGCCTGAGTAGAGGAGGGGTTTGCGCATAAGTGAAGGGTAGGAAAGGTGGGGTACAGCACAGAGTAGCGCCGTTATAATTTACAGAGCTGCCTGCCGGCCAAAAGGTTGCAAACCAAAAGCGCCGCCCAACATGGGCGGCGCTTTTGGTTTGCGAAGGGGGTAGGACTTATACCGGTTGCTGCTACAGCTGCCCCAGCTGCTGGCTGATAAAATCTACCTCCTGGGGCGAGAGCTGCACCTCAATAGCACGGGCGTTCTGCACGGCCTGCTCGGCGTTGCGGGCACCCACCAGCGCCACCGAAATCCCCGGCTGGGCCAGCGTCCAGCGCAGCACCAACTGCCCGAGGGTGGCGTTTTTGCTTTCCGCCATGGGCCTGATTTTATCCAGGAAGGCATTCACGCGGGTCACGAACTCAGGCTTGAACAGCGGGTGCGTGGCGCGCAGGTCGCTGGCTTCAAAGTGCTGGCCGGGCTTGATTTTGCCGGTCAGCAAACCCAGCTGCATGGGGCTGTAGGCCAGAATAGCCTTATTGTGCTCCAGGCAATAGGGCACCACATCCTGCTCAATATCGCGGCGCACCATGCTGTAGGGCACCTGGTTCGAGGCTAGGTTTACTACCTGCTCGGCTTCGCGCATCTGCTCCACGGAATAGTTGCTCACGCCCGCGGCCCGCACTTTGCCCTGCTCAATCAGGCGCTGCACGGCCTCCATGGTGTCGGCAATGGGCGTGGTTTTATCGGGCCAGTGAATCTGGTAGAGGTCAATGTAGTCGGTGCCGAGGCGGCGCAGGCTGTCCTCGCACTCCCGGATGATGCTTTCCGGGGCTGCGTACTTGTACACATCAATGTCCTGGCCTTGGTTGTTTTTGCTCTTGAAGCCGAAGTCGCCCCTCTGCTCGTCCCAGCGCATGCCAAACTTGGTCAGGATCTGGACCTGGTCGCGGGGTAGGGTTTTGATGGCTTCGCCCACAATTTCCTCGCTCAGGCCCTGCCCGTAAATAGGGGCCGTGTCGATGCTGGTTACGCCTAGGTCGAAGGAAGCGTGGATGGCGCCTACGGCGTCGTTCTGCTCGGTGCCGCCCCACATCCAGCCGCCGGCCGCCCAGCTCCCGAACGTAATGCGCGAGGCGCGCACGCCCGAAGAGCCTAATTCAATGTATTCCATGATGAAAGGATAGAAAAGTGTCGGAATTACCGGGCTGCTTGGGGCCCGGAATCAGTACAAACCGGCCGCGGTAGCCAAAGGTTACGGGCCACTGGCCCCGGCCTGGGGGCCAGTTCAACGGTACCGGGCCGCCCTGCCCACAACGGCCACGACTACTTTTTCCGGTAGGGGAACCCGCCCGCCGACGTACGTACCAGGTCCCGGGTAAGGCGGGTGGGCTTGAGGGCCGCGTTGCCGAGGCGCTCAAAATCAAAGCGCCACACCAGCTGCCCGCTGCGGCAGTCGTGGAGGGTAAGGTTGGTGGTGGCCTGGCTGCTCGGAATGGCCGAGGGCTGGTTGGAGCCCAGCAGGGGCTCGTTCAGCAGCACGCGGCCCATCAGGCCCAGCCCGGCGGGCAGGGGCTGGTACAAATCGGTTTGTCCCGAAAGGATGGCATCAACGCCCAGCACCTGCTGCAGCCGCTCCATAGGCTGCTCGGGCAGGGTAGCGTAGCTGATGCCGGCCTGCTGCAGGCGGCGGTTGGTTTCGGCTACGTCCTGAAACCGCACGGAGTAGCCGCGCGCCGGCTGTTGCTGCTGCAGCTGGGCCTGAAGCAAGGCCTGCAGCTGGTAGGCCACGACCTCGCCTTCGCGGCGCTGCTTTTCCTGCCAGGCCTGCTGCACCCGCTGCAGGGTAGCGTGGGAGGTATCGGGGCCAAGGTTGTGAATGTCGCGGAGCCGGATGCGGTCCTGGGTAACCTCAAAGGGCAGAATGGCCACTGTTTGGTGGATAGTAAGGGCGGGGGCATCCAGGGTGTGGGCCGCGTAGCGGGCCGGCGCGCAGGCCGTCGCCAACAGCAAAAGCCCAAAAAATAGCCGGAGCATGTCTGTGTAGGATAAAAGGGGGTAGGAGCAGGCAGCGCGGGCCGCCCGCGGCAGGCCGCCGCAAAGGTAGGGAGCCCGCCCTACCCCCTCAAGACACCCAAAGGCGGCCCAGCCCTTAAACGCGGACCCCGGAGTGCAAACGGTTGAGTTTAAGCTCTTCTGCCGGGTGTGCAGCTTTCCGGCCCGGCGCAACTTCCGCCCTGCGAGGCCGGTATAGCAAGGCAGATATTCTTTCCTCACTCTACGCAAAACCTGATGAAGTCTTTCCTGACCGCAGCCCTGTTGCTGCTCATAACCTTGGTGAGCAGTTGTTCTTCGCCCGTAGCCGTGCAGCAAAAGCCCGGCGTCGATTTCAGCCGGTACCGGACCTATGCCTGGGCCAAAACCGACGTGAAATCGGCCGACTCCCAGAACCCCATCTACAAAAGCTCCCTCAACGACGAAATCATCCAGAACGCCATCAACAGCGAAATGGCCAAGCGCGGCATCCGGCCTGTAACCGGCAACGCCCGCCCCGATTTCTACCTGACCTACCACCTCTACATTGAGGAGGCCGAGCGCACCGTGGCCAACCCGCCCGCGCCGGGCTATGCCTTCCCTTATGCTATGTCGTATCGGGGGCGCTTTATCCCTATCAACTACGGGTACTGGTATACCTCGCCCTACTACAACACGGGCTACCGCACCGAGACGTACAAGGAAGGCACCATGATTCTGGACTTTATTGATGCCCGCAGCCGTAACCTGGTATGGCGCGGCTCCGTGGCCGACCCGGTGGGCAACCCCGCCCGCATCGGCGAGGAATTTGCCAAAGACGCCAAAGAAATCCTGGACAAGTTTCCGGTAGAAGCCCAGAAGTAAGAGGCCCCTTGCGGGTACTCGCTACCAAACGCCCGTCGGCCCGACGGGCGTTTTTTTGTGGGGCGCCGCCGACAGGCCATTATTCTGCCAGGAAATGGGTCGTAAATATTTGCTGGCGTAGTCCTATTATAGAAGAGAATGAATCCTGCAGCTTTAGCGGCTTTCCTCCGGTTTATGCCCTGTAAAACGTTTGTTTATAAAAGGTTGCGAGGTATGAGGATAGTTATAAAAGCCAGAATTTTATAAGCAAAAAACAGGGCTTGGCGGTAGCAGCGCGGCCAAGCGGGGGCGTAGAAACCCTCGCTATGAACACACCCCCTAATCCTGCGGCTGGCGCTGCCTCCCGGCTACCCGAAGTAGTTTCTGATGCTTCCCTTGTGGTTCCCGTTATTGAGGAACACGCCGTGATTCGGCGGGAGGTGGTGGAAACGGGCCGGGTGCGCCTGACCAAGACCATAGAAGAGCACCCCGAAACCCTGAACTTCACCTTGCTGCACGATGAGGTGCAGGTGGAGCGGGTGCCCGTAAACCAGTTTGTGGCCGATGGGGCTACCCTGCCCGGCGTACGCTACGAAGGCGACACCATGATTATTCCGGTGGTGCGTGAGGTAGTAGTAAAGCGCATGCTGGTGGTAGAGGAGCTGCACATCACGAAGCACGAAGTACCCACCCAGGAAAGCCACCAGGTAGTGCTGCGCCAGGAAACGGTGCAGGTTACCCGCGAGCCGCTGGCCCCACCCGCTCCGGGCATGCCCCCGGCTTCCTGACTTTCCCCCTTACGTTTCTTTTCCTTCCTTTTTTTCACCCTAATCCTCCCCTAAAGCTATGAACCAGACCGTAGTAGGAATCTTCGAAACCGCTGCCCAGGCCCAGCAGGCCGCCCAACGCCTGGCTGCCGCCGGCTTTACCACCGAGAACGTAGATGTAGCTTCCAGCAACAGCTACAATAGCTATAATAGCCAAGGCTCCGACAGCAACTACCGCAATAACAGCGGCACGGCCGTGGAAGGCGCCGCCGACGCGGCCGGCCGCACGGCCGAACGGGCCGGCGACGGTATCAGCAACTTCTTCAGCAACCTGTTCGGGGGCGACGACTCCGAGGATGCCCGCCGCTACTCGCACGTAGCCCGCAACAGTGGCTCGGTGGTAACGGTGCACGCCCACTCCGAGGAAAACGCCCGCCGCGCCGCCGAAATCCTGGACGAAGCCGGTGCCGTTGACGTAGATGAGCGCGCCGGCCAGACGGGCTACCAATACGGCAACAGCTACGCTGCCGGCGCCACTACCGGCGCTGCCACCACCGATACCGGCGCCACGGCGCAGGTAATTGAGGAAAACCTGCAGGTAGGCAAGCGCGTGGAGCAAACCGGCGGCGCCCGCCTGCGCAGCCGCATTGTAGAGCGCCCCGTGGAAGCCAACGTGCGTCTGCGCGAAGAGCACATCAACATTGAGCGCCGCCCCGTGGACCGGCCCGCCACCGAGGCCGA is a genomic window containing:
- a CDS encoding alpha/beta fold hydrolase, with the translated sequence MSTVLPLTPANFTLPFPDHYLQVRSLRHASPEAEGRPWLVLLHDSLGSIRLWRDLPEQLATALGCHVLLYDRRGYGESAPLGPYPRTPAYLEEEAQTIPAVLAACGITRAVLFGHSDGGTLALLAAATAPPALVAAVVIIGAHVFVEEETLRGIRAARQQYATTDLPQRLARYHGANTEGLFRAWTDTWLSPEFRAWNIEHYLPRVQCPVLVLQGAHDEYGTEAQVTAIASQVAGPAQAELLPGLRHTPHRQAPELVVSITASFLRAHLAGLPNE
- a CDS encoding DUF2141 domain-containing protein, with translation MQAPKLLCLTTLCAAGLIVPTASATADGPSSVTVVVSALASTSAAVKLYFYNAREKFLTKGGYAFMRVVKPGGQQQVSLPVELEPGEWAVAITQDTNNNDKLDKNFMGIPTEPFAFSNNVRPRLAPPDFNDCKFTVGGPGKVVSIVLTK
- a CDS encoding YdeI/OmpD-associated family protein; amino-acid sequence: MSLHSFDAYLEAGGPSFMPTQVVHLSPLLVEALGGKTTKRVRGTLNGHPIRLSLLPQAGGGRYLMVNKELCLTAGVQVGQYVQLQLEPDPEPDQVPLPAELAEALDAWPEAMLRFQALPHGARRALAQHISTARQAETRARRAVEVTGRLARGVNPFRKE
- a CDS encoding DsbA family oxidoreductase; translated protein: MKIEIWSDIVCPFCYIGKRRLENALARFAHADAVEIEWHSFELDPEARPKPGASLYQLLAAKYGNTEDWARQMSANMTQMAAEEGLAFDFDRAVHANTLHAHRLVHLADKFGKQDAAKERFFKAYLEEGQDLNDFATLARLATEIGLPAVEVEQVLHSEQFTQEVRHDEYQARQIGVRGVPYFVFDDKYAVSGAQPTELFLEVLDKVWEESRPRPVQLAGTDGAACGLDGSNC
- a CDS encoding META domain-containing protein; protein product: MRKPLLYSGIIGLGLLVGSCQDDKDAPPAPELLNTRWKLVQVEETPLSVSSYSDTFRSYIRFTTGPNRTEGLAPCNSFGGTFTLSSSPGVLSISEQSSTKATCPAQSIEDKFLAALPRTVGYEISGNELRLYDASNTLRPLLIFEKAE
- a CDS encoding aldo/keto reductase, whose protein sequence is MEYIELGSSGVRASRITFGSWAAGGWMWGGTEQNDAVGAIHASFDLGVTSIDTAPIYGQGLSEEIVGEAIKTLPRDQVQILTKFGMRWDEQRGDFGFKSKNNQGQDIDVYKYAAPESIIRECEDSLRRLGTDYIDLYQIHWPDKTTPIADTMEAVQRLIEQGKVRAAGVSNYSVEQMREAEQVVNLASNQVPYSMVRRDIEQDVVPYCLEHNKAILAYSPMQLGLLTGKIKPGQHFEASDLRATHPLFKPEFVTRVNAFLDKIRPMAESKNATLGQLVLRWTLAQPGISVALVGARNAEQAVQNARAIEVQLSPQEVDFISQQLGQL
- a CDS encoding DUF4136 domain-containing protein, whose amino-acid sequence is MKSFLTAALLLLITLVSSCSSPVAVQQKPGVDFSRYRTYAWAKTDVKSADSQNPIYKSSLNDEIIQNAINSEMAKRGIRPVTGNARPDFYLTYHLYIEEAERTVANPPAPGYAFPYAMSYRGRFIPINYGYWYTSPYYNTGYRTETYKEGTMILDFIDARSRNLVWRGSVADPVGNPARIGEEFAKDAKEILDKFPVEAQK
- a CDS encoding YsnF/AvaK domain-containing protein; this translates as MNTPPNPAAGAASRLPEVVSDASLVVPVIEEHAVIRREVVETGRVRLTKTIEEHPETLNFTLLHDEVQVERVPVNQFVADGATLPGVRYEGDTMIIPVVREVVVKRMLVVEELHITKHEVPTQESHQVVLRQETVQVTREPLAPPAPGMPPAS
- a CDS encoding YsnF/AvaK domain-containing protein — its product is MNQTVVGIFETAAQAQQAAQRLAAAGFTTENVDVASSNSYNSYNSQGSDSNYRNNSGTAVEGAADAAGRTAERAGDGISNFFSNLFGGDDSEDARRYSHVARNSGSVVTVHAHSEENARRAAEILDEAGAVDVDERAGQTGYQYGNSYAAGATTGAATTDTGATAQVIEENLQVGKRVEQTGGARLRSRIVERPVEANVRLREEHINIERRPVDRPATEADFAAFKEGEIEITESAERAVVGKEARVVEEISLGKEVTEREETIRDTVRKTEVDVERLDGGRTSTDSDTDYTTPRNS